One part of the Marichromatium purpuratum 984 genome encodes these proteins:
- a CDS encoding DEAD/DEAH box helicase, translating into MSFDSLGLRADLLRAVAGQGYARPTPIQEQAIPAVLAGHDLLAGAQTGTGKTAAFALPVLQLLAARKSNGGRRLPRALVLSPTRELAAQIGERFQAYGREVSLRSTVIFGGVGMQPQVDRLRRGVDILVATPGRLLDHAARRTLDLSAVEILVLDEADRMLDMGFIHDIRKVLALLPKQRQNLLFSATYSDEIRRLADGILHQPKLVEVARRNTAAETVEQGAHPVDKSRKRELLAHLFHREGWDQALVFTRTKAGANRLAEYLGREGIAAAAIHGNKSQSARTRALSEFKQGRVRALVATDIAARGIDIANLPQVVNFELPAVAEDYVHRIGRTGRAGAGGRALSLVSHDERKLLNGIQRLIKREIVLQPVAGFEPSAEAPTNETPDHGRGGRHRRSGGRNGGRGNGGNAQRERSGRPAPKSRSGQGAKRARLGQGGSTRA; encoded by the coding sequence ATGTCCTTCGATTCGCTCGGCCTGCGGGCCGATCTGCTGCGTGCCGTGGCAGGTCAGGGCTATGCACGCCCGACCCCGATCCAAGAGCAGGCCATCCCCGCGGTCCTGGCCGGCCATGATCTGCTCGCCGGCGCTCAGACCGGCACCGGCAAGACGGCGGCCTTCGCGCTTCCCGTGCTGCAGCTGCTCGCGGCCCGCAAGAGCAATGGTGGACGACGTCTGCCCCGCGCGCTGGTGCTGTCGCCAACTCGCGAACTGGCGGCACAGATCGGCGAGCGCTTCCAGGCCTATGGTCGCGAGGTGTCGCTGCGCTCGACGGTGATCTTCGGTGGTGTCGGCATGCAGCCGCAGGTCGACCGACTGCGGCGCGGCGTGGACATCCTGGTGGCTACGCCGGGGCGGCTGCTCGATCATGCCGCGCGCCGCACCCTGGACCTGTCCGCGGTCGAGATCCTGGTCCTCGACGAGGCCGATCGGATGCTCGACATGGGCTTCATCCACGATATCCGCAAGGTGCTCGCGCTGCTGCCCAAGCAACGTCAGAATCTGCTGTTCTCGGCGACCTATTCCGACGAGATCCGCCGCCTGGCAGACGGTATCCTCCACCAGCCCAAGCTGGTCGAGGTCGCCCGGCGCAACACCGCCGCCGAGACCGTGGAGCAGGGTGCGCACCCGGTCGACAAGTCGCGCAAGCGCGAGCTGTTGGCGCACCTCTTCCACCGTGAAGGTTGGGACCAGGCGCTGGTGTTCACCCGGACCAAGGCCGGCGCCAACCGCCTGGCCGAGTATCTGGGGCGTGAGGGGATTGCCGCGGCGGCGATCCACGGCAACAAGAGCCAGTCGGCGCGGACCCGTGCACTGAGCGAGTTCAAGCAGGGGCGGGTGCGGGCGCTGGTGGCCACCGACATCGCCGCGCGCGGCATCGACATCGCCAATCTACCCCAGGTGGTGAACTTCGAACTGCCCGCCGTTGCCGAAGACTACGTCCACCGCATCGGGCGCACCGGTCGCGCTGGTGCCGGTGGTCGGGCGTTGTCGCTGGTCAGTCATGACGAGCGCAAGCTGCTCAATGGCATCCAGCGCTTGATCAAGCGTGAGATCGTGCTCCAACCGGTAGCCGGTTTCGAGCCCTCGGCCGAGGCGCCGACGAATGAGACCCCCGACCATGGTCGGGGTGGTCGTCACCGTCGTTCGGGCGGTCGCAATGGCGGCCGGGGCAACGGCGGCAATGCACAGCGGGAGCGCTCCGGGCGTCCCGCGCCCAAGTCGCGGTCGGGTCAGGGCGCCAAGCGCGCCCGGCTCGGTCAGGGCGGCTCGACACGGGCCTGA
- a CDS encoding H-NS histone family protein, producing MEYANLSVEEIRRQLEEAESKQSELKRALEIRRREAKKEVAQEIRELIQQRGYDLTEIVELLDAKKSRRTGVRKSSGSRQYIEYFDPENPENVYVRGVLPRWMKDKMTEKGLDHSSKEDRDTFKKSYLQVKNA from the coding sequence GTGGAGTACGCTAACCTTAGCGTCGAGGAAATCCGGCGTCAGCTGGAGGAGGCCGAGAGCAAGCAGTCCGAGCTCAAGCGCGCGCTCGAGATCCGTCGTCGCGAGGCGAAGAAGGAAGTCGCCCAGGAGATTCGCGAGCTGATTCAGCAGCGTGGCTATGATCTCACCGAGATCGTCGAGTTGCTCGATGCGAAGAAGTCCCGCCGCACTGGTGTGCGCAAGTCCTCCGGCTCGCGCCAGTACATCGAGTATTTCGACCCGGAGAACCCGGAGAACGTCTACGTCCGTGGTGTGCTGCCGCGCTGGATGAAGGACAAGATGACGGAAAAGGGGCTCGATCACAGCTCCAAGGAAGATCGCGACACCTTCAAGAAGAGCTATCTGCAGGTCAAGAACGCTTGA
- a CDS encoding exo-beta-N-acetylmuramidase NamZ family protein: protein MISYGIDRLLAEPELRRPLRGRRLALLGHAASLTASGQHSLDALMALPDLDLVAAFGPQHGMRGDKQDNMVETPDERDPRHGIPVYSLYGEARYPTARMLESFDVLLVDLQDVGTRIYTYITTLAYLIEACARHGKALWVLDRPNPAGRPVEGSILEPGWESFVGAGALIMRHGLTLGELARWFAARGGHDLELKVIAMQGYRPDQGPGFGWPLHQRPWINPSPNAASLNMARCYPGTVMLEGTTLSEGRGTTTPLELVGAPDLDFNRILARMEALCPAWTRGALLRPCWFEPTFHKHQGTRCAGLQIHTDQAGYDHGAFKPYRLIALLFKALRLESPDYPLWRHFAYEYEHERLAIDLICGGPLLREWVDDPTATPAALEQRLLGDEHAWREQIAPLLLYP from the coding sequence ATGATCAGCTACGGAATCGACCGCCTGCTCGCCGAGCCCGAGCTGCGCCGCCCACTGCGCGGCCGGCGCCTCGCCCTGCTTGGCCATGCCGCCTCGCTGACCGCCAGCGGCCAGCACAGCCTCGACGCCCTGATGGCGCTCCCCGATCTCGACCTGGTGGCCGCCTTCGGCCCCCAGCACGGGATGCGCGGCGACAAGCAGGACAACATGGTCGAGACCCCCGACGAGCGCGACCCGCGCCACGGCATCCCGGTCTACAGCCTTTACGGCGAGGCGCGCTATCCGACCGCGCGGATGCTCGAGAGTTTCGACGTCCTGCTGGTCGATCTGCAGGACGTCGGCACCCGCATCTACACCTACATCACCACCCTGGCCTATCTGATCGAGGCCTGCGCCCGCCACGGCAAGGCGCTGTGGGTGCTCGATCGCCCCAACCCCGCCGGGCGTCCGGTCGAGGGCAGCATCCTCGAACCCGGCTGGGAGAGTTTCGTCGGCGCCGGGGCGCTGATCATGCGTCACGGTCTCACCCTCGGCGAGCTGGCGCGCTGGTTCGCCGCGCGCGGTGGGCACGACCTCGAACTCAAGGTGATCGCGATGCAGGGTTATCGGCCCGACCAGGGGCCGGGGTTCGGCTGGCCGCTGCACCAGCGCCCCTGGATCAACCCCAGCCCCAACGCCGCCAGCCTCAACATGGCGCGCTGCTACCCCGGCACCGTGATGCTCGAGGGCACCACCCTCTCCGAGGGACGCGGCACCACCACCCCGCTGGAGCTGGTCGGCGCGCCGGACCTCGATTTCAACCGCATCCTCGCGCGGATGGAAGCGCTGTGCCCGGCCTGGACCCGCGGCGCGCTGCTACGTCCCTGCTGGTTCGAGCCAACCTTCCACAAGCACCAGGGCACACGCTGCGCCGGGCTGCAGATCCACACCGATCAGGCCGGCTACGATCACGGCGCGTTCAAGCCCTACCGGCTGATCGCGTTGCTGTTCAAGGCGCTGCGCCTGGAGTCCCCGGACTATCCGCTGTGGCGTCACTTCGCTTACGAGTACGAGCACGAGCGCCTGGCCATCGACCTGATCTGCGGCGGCCCGCTGCTGCGCGAATGGGTCGACGACCCCACAGCCACCCCCGCCGCTCTCGAACAGCGGCTGCTCGGCGACGAGCACGCCTGGCGCGAACAGATCGCGCCCCTGCTGCTCTACCCCTGA
- the queA gene encoding tRNA preQ1(34) S-adenosylmethionine ribosyltransferase-isomerase QueA, with protein sequence MRRSDFHFDLPDELIAQYPLAERAASRLLVLEAGAARPSDRRFLDLPELLRPNDLLVFNNTRVMRARLFAVKETGGRVELLIERVVEPGVALAHLRASKSPKPGARLLIDGVPCIEVIGRDDDLFRLRALDDDFTVLMERFGHMPLPPYITRADEAADESRYQTVYARNAGAVAAPTAGLHFDEALLDRLDAIGVERAEITLHVGAGTFRPVRVDDLDQHRMHSEWLEVDETLCARVAETRARGGRVVAVGTTSVRALETAAAAGELRPYRGESRLFIRPGYRFRVVDAMVTNFHLPESTLLMLVCAFAGYQRMMAAYRHAVAERYRFFSYGDAMFLAARREDRSRQAPLIE encoded by the coding sequence ATGCGTCGTTCAGACTTCCATTTCGATCTTCCCGACGAGTTGATCGCGCAGTATCCGCTCGCCGAGCGTGCCGCCTCGCGCCTGCTGGTGCTCGAGGCGGGAGCCGCGCGACCGAGTGATCGGCGCTTTCTCGATCTGCCCGAGCTGCTGCGACCGAACGATCTGCTGGTGTTCAACAACACTCGGGTGATGCGCGCGCGTCTGTTCGCCGTCAAGGAGACCGGCGGGCGGGTGGAGCTGCTGATCGAGCGGGTGGTCGAACCCGGGGTGGCGCTGGCGCATCTGCGCGCGAGCAAGTCGCCCAAGCCCGGCGCCCGGCTGTTGATCGATGGTGTGCCGTGCATCGAGGTGATCGGGCGTGATGATGATCTCTTTCGGCTGCGCGCGCTCGATGACGACTTCACGGTATTGATGGAGCGCTTCGGACACATGCCGCTGCCGCCCTATATCACCCGCGCCGACGAGGCCGCCGATGAGTCGCGCTATCAGACCGTCTATGCGCGCAACGCGGGCGCGGTGGCGGCGCCGACGGCCGGGTTGCATTTCGATGAGGCGTTGCTCGATCGGCTCGACGCGATCGGGGTCGAACGCGCCGAGATCACCTTGCACGTCGGCGCTGGTACCTTTCGTCCGGTGCGGGTCGATGACCTCGATCAGCACCGGATGCATTCGGAATGGCTGGAGGTCGACGAGACGCTGTGTGCGCGGGTTGCCGAGACGCGGGCGCGTGGTGGCCGAGTGGTTGCCGTCGGAACCACCAGCGTGCGTGCGCTGGAGACCGCGGCGGCTGCTGGCGAGCTACGTCCCTATCGCGGTGAAAGTCGGCTGTTCATTCGTCCCGGTTATCGTTTCCGGGTGGTCGATGCCATGGTCACCAACTTCCATCTTCCCGAGTCGACCCTGCTGATGCTGGTATGCGCCTTTGCCGGGTATCAGCGGATGATGGCGGCCTACCGTCATGCCGTGGCCGAGCGCTATCGCTTCTTCAGCTATGGTGATGCCATGTTTCTTGCCGCCAGGCGAGAGGATCGGAGTCGTCAAGCACCGCTCATTGAATGA
- the birA gene encoding bifunctional biotin--[acetyl-CoA-carboxylase] ligase/biotin operon repressor BirA, which yields MDRQIALIRLLADGEVHSGEAIAAHLGITRAAVWKALRKAAERFGLVLESVRGRGYRLAQPLELLERERLLAAMSEQGRARLARLDIHDQIDSTNAWLMREAAAGAPSATLCLAEQQSAGRGRRGRTWVSPFGVNLYGSLLWRSPLAPAALGASSLVAGVVVAEQLAALGVEDVTLKWPNDVLWQRRKLAGLLLEVAGESQGPSHLVVGIGINLRMAADQGAAIDQPWVTLAEALPGALEGVRNALAGRLAEALLEALADYERAGLGPFLARWERFDSLRGQPVALHLGERVIRGRYAGIEDDGALRLETTEGVRRFQAGEVSLRPVVEEER from the coding sequence ATGGATCGTCAGATCGCGTTGATCCGGCTGCTCGCCGACGGCGAGGTGCACTCGGGCGAGGCCATCGCCGCGCACCTCGGCATCACCCGCGCGGCGGTGTGGAAGGCGTTGCGCAAGGCCGCCGAGCGCTTCGGCCTGGTGCTCGAATCGGTGCGCGGGCGCGGCTACCGTCTCGCCCAGCCGCTGGAGCTGCTCGAGCGCGAGCGCCTGCTCGCGGCGATGTCCGAACAGGGGCGCGCGCGGCTCGCCCGGCTCGACATCCATGACCAGATCGACTCGACCAACGCCTGGCTGATGCGCGAGGCCGCCGCCGGGGCGCCCTCGGCGACCCTGTGTCTGGCCGAGCAGCAGAGCGCCGGGCGCGGGCGGCGGGGGCGGACCTGGGTCTCGCCCTTCGGGGTCAATCTCTATGGCTCGTTGCTGTGGCGCTCGCCGCTGGCGCCGGCCGCGCTCGGTGCCTCGAGCCTGGTCGCCGGGGTGGTGGTGGCCGAGCAGCTCGCCGCGCTCGGGGTCGAGGACGTGACGCTGAAATGGCCCAACGACGTGCTCTGGCAGCGACGCAAGCTCGCCGGGCTGTTGCTCGAGGTCGCCGGCGAGTCGCAGGGACCGAGCCATCTGGTGGTCGGCATCGGCATCAATCTGCGCATGGCGGCTGACCAGGGGGCGGCGATCGACCAGCCCTGGGTGACGCTCGCCGAGGCCTTGCCCGGCGCACTCGAGGGTGTGCGCAATGCGCTGGCCGGGCGGCTCGCCGAGGCGCTGCTCGAGGCGCTGGCCGACTACGAGCGCGCCGGACTTGGCCCCTTCCTCGCACGCTGGGAGCGGTTCGACAGCTTGCGCGGCCAGCCGGTGGCGTTGCACCTCGGTGAGCGGGTGATCCGTGGGCGCTATGCCGGGATCGAGGACGATGGCGCGCTGCGACTGGAGACCACCGAGGGGGTGCGCCGCTTCCAGGCCGGCGAGGTCAGTCTGCGGCCGGTCGTGGAGGAGGAGCGATGA
- a CDS encoding RNA recognition motif domain-containing protein codes for MNIYVGNLAYGVTQEELQAVFAAYGEISSVNLITDKFTGESKGFGFVEMPNNSEADTAIKALNDTPLKGRNMKVNQAKPRGERPSRGPRW; via the coding sequence ATGAATATTTATGTTGGCAATCTCGCTTACGGCGTGACTCAGGAAGAACTTCAGGCCGTGTTCGCCGCCTACGGTGAGATCTCCAGCGTGAACTTGATCACCGACAAGTTCACCGGTGAGTCGAAGGGTTTCGGCTTCGTCGAGATGCCTAACAACTCCGAGGCCGATACCGCCATCAAGGCCCTCAACGACACCCCGCTCAAGGGGCGCAACATGAAGGTCAACCAGGCCAAGCCCCGTGGCGAGCGTCCGTCTCGCGGGCCGCGCTGGTAA
- a CDS encoding M61 family metallopeptidase — protein MPETRNQPVDLTYRVHPVDPEAHLFEVELLLSRAAPAVLRLSMPAWIPGSYMIRDFARNLVEIVASDGEGAPLALEKHDKQTWVADRPVATARVRYRVHAWDRSVRGCHLDATHAYFNGPGLLLRVDGADDRPCALELLPPPGEARADWRLACACRPESVDARGFGRYLADDYADLIDYPVEMGRFTEIPFDVDGVPHRMVLSGRHRADGERLVEDLERICREHAALFGELPLDRYLFLTSVTGAGYGGLEHRFSTSLMCARADLPRRAERGRPPREGYVRFLGLCSHEYFHLWNVKRIRPQALIDGGLEQEVHTRLLWAFEGITSYYDELALVRSGRIDTATYLGLLANAITRLQRTPGRHLQTLAASSFDAWTRFYKQDESAPNVIVSYYLKGALVALALDLTLRQRSAGACSLDTVMRALWTRHGRTGVGVAERGIEALAEEVSGLELDDFFATALDSTDELDLAPLLATLGIEMRWRPARDAKDLGGCVERFEPVEAPATLGVRLAPGAPEGVVRHVLAGSPGERAGLAPGDRLVALDGLRVGADDFERAVAALGALDAPVSLHVFRDDELLELAVRPQPAPADTCELRLLPEAEAAAQAARAAWLASRV, from the coding sequence ATGCCTGAAACCCGCAATCAACCGGTCGATCTGACCTATCGTGTTCATCCTGTCGACCCCGAGGCCCATCTCTTCGAGGTCGAGTTGTTGCTGTCGCGTGCCGCCCCCGCCGTGCTGCGCCTGAGCATGCCCGCCTGGATCCCGGGCAGCTACATGATCCGCGACTTCGCCCGCAATCTCGTCGAGATCGTCGCCAGCGATGGCGAGGGTGCGCCGCTCGCGCTGGAGAAACACGACAAGCAGACCTGGGTCGCCGACCGGCCGGTCGCCACGGCGCGGGTACGCTATCGGGTCCATGCCTGGGATCGCTCGGTGCGTGGCTGTCACCTCGACGCCACCCATGCCTATTTCAACGGCCCCGGGCTGCTGCTGCGGGTCGACGGGGCCGATGATCGTCCCTGCGCGCTCGAGCTGCTGCCGCCGCCGGGCGAGGCGCGGGCCGACTGGCGCCTGGCCTGTGCCTGCCGGCCCGAGTCGGTCGATGCGCGCGGCTTCGGGCGCTATCTCGCCGATGACTACGCCGATCTGATCGACTACCCGGTGGAGATGGGGCGGTTCACCGAGATCCCCTTCGATGTCGACGGCGTGCCCCATCGCATGGTGCTCAGCGGCCGGCATCGCGCCGACGGCGAGCGGCTGGTCGAGGACCTCGAGCGCATCTGCCGCGAGCACGCGGCGCTGTTCGGCGAGCTGCCGCTCGACCGGTATCTGTTCCTCACCAGCGTCACCGGCGCCGGTTACGGCGGGCTCGAGCACCGCTTCTCGACCAGCCTGATGTGCGCCCGCGCCGACCTGCCGCGGCGCGCCGAGCGCGGCCGCCCGCCGCGTGAGGGCTATGTCCGCTTCCTCGGGCTGTGCAGTCACGAGTACTTCCATCTCTGGAACGTCAAGCGCATCCGCCCCCAGGCGCTGATCGACGGCGGTCTGGAGCAGGAGGTCCACACCCGCTTGCTGTGGGCCTTCGAGGGCATCACCTCCTACTACGACGAGCTGGCGCTGGTGCGCAGCGGTCGTATCGACACCGCGACCTATCTCGGCCTGCTCGCCAACGCCATCACCCGCTTGCAGCGCACCCCGGGACGGCACCTGCAGACCCTGGCCGCGTCGAGCTTCGATGCCTGGACCCGCTTCTACAAGCAGGACGAGAGCGCGCCCAATGTCATCGTCAGCTATTACCTCAAGGGCGCGCTGGTGGCGCTGGCGCTCGATCTGACGTTGCGCCAGCGCAGCGCCGGGGCCTGTTCGCTCGACACCGTGATGCGCGCACTCTGGACCCGCCACGGACGGACCGGGGTCGGTGTCGCCGAGCGCGGTATCGAGGCCCTGGCCGAGGAGGTCAGCGGGCTCGAGCTGGACGATTTCTTCGCCACCGCGCTCGATTCCACCGACGAACTCGATCTCGCGCCGCTGCTCGCTACCCTGGGGATCGAGATGCGGTGGCGCCCGGCGCGCGACGCCAAGGACCTCGGTGGCTGCGTCGAGCGTTTCGAGCCGGTCGAGGCCCCGGCCACCCTTGGGGTGCGCCTGGCGCCGGGTGCGCCCGAGGGGGTGGTGCGCCATGTCCTCGCCGGCTCGCCGGGCGAGCGCGCCGGGCTTGCCCCCGGCGACCGACTGGTTGCGCTCGATGGGCTGCGGGTCGGCGCCGATGACTTCGAGCGCGCAGTCGCCGCGCTCGGTGCGCTGGATGCGCCGGTGTCGCTGCACGTCTTCCGCGACGACGAGCTGCTCGAGCTGGCCGTGCGTCCGCAGCCGGCCCCGGCCGACACCTGCGAGCTGCGTCTGCTGCCCGAGGCCGAGGCCGCTGCGCAGGCCGCGCGCGCGGCCTGGCTGGCCAGCCGTGTCTGA
- a CDS encoding type III pantothenate kinase, whose translation MMLLVDIGNTNLRWTLADGPEVGEVEVVRHDGGIPLDLLASWERLAPRPERVLVSNVGGAAVAEALSRVSRAYWALEPEFVATRATWGRLRIAYDEPSRLGVDRWLGLVAAEAEGEGAKLVLDAGTAVTFDLLAADGEHLGGVILPGIEMMRASLLAGTAIPRITAEPSGEPWARDTGTAVAAGSLQAVLGVAARLYDQCVLRTGETPRLLLTGGDAPRLVGQLDRPWEAVPDLVLRGLARVGARQA comes from the coding sequence ATGATGTTGTTGGTCGATATCGGCAATACCAATCTGCGTTGGACACTGGCTGACGGGCCGGAGGTCGGCGAGGTCGAGGTGGTGCGCCATGACGGCGGCATCCCGCTCGATCTGCTGGCGAGCTGGGAGCGATTGGCGCCGCGCCCCGAGCGCGTGCTGGTGAGCAATGTCGGCGGCGCGGCGGTGGCCGAGGCGCTGAGTCGGGTGAGTCGTGCCTATTGGGCGCTCGAGCCGGAGTTCGTCGCCACGCGCGCGACCTGGGGGCGGTTGCGCATCGCCTATGACGAGCCGAGCCGGCTCGGCGTCGATCGCTGGCTGGGTCTGGTCGCGGCCGAGGCCGAGGGGGAGGGCGCCAAGCTCGTCCTCGATGCCGGTACTGCGGTGACCTTCGACCTGCTCGCCGCTGACGGCGAGCACCTCGGCGGGGTGATCCTGCCGGGGATCGAGATGATGCGCGCGAGCCTGCTCGCCGGCACCGCGATCCCGCGGATCACCGCCGAGCCGAGCGGTGAGCCCTGGGCGCGCGATACCGGCACGGCGGTGGCTGCCGGCAGCCTGCAGGCGGTCCTGGGCGTTGCCGCCCGGCTCTACGATCAGTGCGTCTTGCGCACCGGCGAGACACCTCGGTTGCTGCTGACCGGGGGCGATGCGCCGCGACTTGTCGGACAGCTCGATCGTCCCTGGGAGGCGGTGCCCGATCTGGTGCTGCGCGGGCTGGCACGGGTCGGCGCGCGACAGGCATAG
- a CDS encoding patatin-like phospholipase family protein translates to MRTTVAILLTLLGLIAPALAETRPAIGLALSGGGARGAAHVGVLRELERRRIPIDYIAGTSMGAVVGGLYAMGMSPDEIERTIARIDWTAIFQDEPARATRRMQRKLEDRSFLIKSRPGVDEEDGRVNLVPALIQGQKLELALREYTLPATGVHDFDRLRIPFRAVATDVVSGEAVVLDDGDLATAIRASMAVPAVFAPVEIGERLLVDGGLAMNLPIGVVREMGAEIVIAVDIGGPRRDRESITDVLEMLDQVASLVTWRNTQAEIATLGPRDLLLTPPLGRRVLASDFDKMLEAIAIGEQAARDAGARFDALALPPARYASYRRAHRPADYQAPVITQVSIDNDSGLDDAVLARRIRITPGERLDPGALAAQIERVYDQDVFETVRYRIVPEADERAALHISAREKRWGTSSLQGGLELSSSGGGNSRFNLGAAYTKAPLTDLNGEWRTEVRLGDEPGILSSLYLPLDPAERWFAGIGLGYLSENLTLFDPGAQDAPIAEYQLNRLGARLEFGRNLGDWGRVALGYAHYRGDADLRVGDPGFGGYNFDVGALEFRLDIDTLDSANFPASGWAASAFGEHSRTALGATSDYDQAGVELVHALGRGRHRLITALTLAGNFGGETPPHAYYRLGGFLNLSGFNQLELSGANLGLARAIYLHAFDTGLVPSYAGVSLEVGNTWARRRDIGADSLRLGSSLFLGADTPIGPLYLGYGYADGGNDALYLFLGRPWNRALIHY, encoded by the coding sequence GTGCGTACCACTGTCGCCATCCTGCTGACCCTGCTGGGCCTCATCGCCCCGGCGCTCGCCGAGACGCGACCGGCGATCGGCCTGGCACTCTCCGGCGGTGGCGCGCGTGGCGCCGCCCATGTCGGCGTGCTGCGCGAACTCGAACGCCGCCGCATCCCCATCGACTACATCGCCGGCACCTCGATGGGCGCGGTCGTCGGCGGTCTCTATGCCATGGGGATGTCGCCCGACGAGATCGAGCGGACGATCGCTCGCATCGACTGGACGGCGATCTTCCAGGACGAGCCGGCCCGCGCCACGCGACGGATGCAGCGCAAGCTCGAGGACCGGAGTTTCCTGATCAAGAGTCGACCCGGGGTCGACGAGGAGGACGGTCGGGTCAATCTGGTACCGGCGCTGATCCAGGGCCAGAAGCTGGAGCTGGCGCTGCGCGAGTATACCCTGCCAGCGACCGGTGTTCACGACTTCGACCGCCTGCGCATTCCCTTCCGCGCCGTTGCCACCGACGTTGTCAGCGGCGAGGCGGTGGTGCTCGACGACGGCGACCTGGCCACCGCGATCCGCGCCAGCATGGCCGTCCCCGCAGTGTTCGCCCCGGTCGAGATCGGCGAGCGGCTGCTGGTCGACGGCGGGCTGGCGATGAACCTGCCGATCGGGGTGGTGCGCGAGATGGGGGCCGAGATCGTCATCGCCGTCGACATCGGCGGCCCGCGCCGTGATCGCGAGTCGATCACCGACGTGCTGGAGATGCTCGACCAGGTCGCCAGCCTGGTGACCTGGCGCAACACCCAGGCCGAGATCGCCACCCTGGGCCCGCGCGACCTGCTGCTCACCCCGCCGCTCGGGCGCCGGGTGCTGGCCAGCGACTTCGACAAGATGCTCGAGGCGATCGCCATCGGCGAGCAGGCCGCGCGCGACGCCGGCGCGCGATTCGACGCCCTCGCCCTGCCCCCGGCGCGCTATGCCAGCTACCGCCGCGCCCACCGCCCCGCCGACTACCAGGCCCCGGTGATCACCCAGGTCAGCATCGACAACGACTCCGGGCTCGACGACGCCGTGCTCGCCCGGCGCATCCGCATCACCCCCGGCGAACGGCTCGACCCCGGAGCGCTCGCCGCTCAGATCGAGCGGGTCTACGACCAGGACGTGTTCGAGACGGTGCGCTACCGCATCGTGCCCGAGGCCGACGAACGCGCCGCGCTGCACATCAGTGCGCGCGAGAAGCGCTGGGGCACCAGCTCGCTGCAGGGCGGACTGGAGCTGAGTTCGAGCGGCGGCGGCAACTCCCGCTTCAACCTCGGCGCAGCCTATACCAAGGCTCCGCTCACCGACCTCAACGGCGAGTGGCGCACCGAGGTCCGGCTCGGCGATGAGCCGGGCATCCTCTCCAGCCTCTACCTGCCGCTCGATCCCGCCGAGCGCTGGTTCGCCGGGATCGGCCTCGGCTACCTCTCCGAGAATCTGACCCTGTTCGACCCCGGCGCCCAGGACGCGCCGATCGCCGAGTACCAGCTCAACCGCCTCGGTGCCCGCCTCGAGTTCGGGCGCAACCTCGGCGACTGGGGCCGGGTCGCGCTCGGCTACGCCCACTATCGCGGCGACGCCGACCTGCGTGTCGGCGACCCCGGCTTCGGCGGCTACAACTTCGACGTCGGCGCACTCGAATTCCGGCTCGACATCGACACCCTCGACAGCGCCAATTTCCCCGCCAGCGGCTGGGCCGCGAGCGCCTTCGGCGAGCACTCGCGCACCGCGCTCGGTGCCACCAGCGACTACGACCAGGCCGGGGTCGAGCTGGTGCACGCTCTGGGGCGTGGTCGTCACCGCCTGATCACCGCGCTGACCCTGGCCGGCAACTTCGGTGGCGAGACCCCGCCGCACGCCTACTACCGGCTCGGTGGCTTCCTCAACCTCTCCGGCTTCAACCAGCTCGAACTCTCCGGGGCCAACCTCGGGCTGGCACGCGCGATCTATCTCCACGCCTTCGACACCGGGCTGGTGCCGAGCTATGCCGGCGTCTCGCTCGAGGTCGGCAACACCTGGGCACGACGGCGCGACATCGGCGCCGACAGCCTGCGTCTGGGCAGCAGCCTGTTTCTCGGCGCCGACACCCCGATCGGCCCGCTCTATCTCGGCTACGGCTATGCCGACGGCGGCAATGACGCCCTCTATCTGTTCCTCGGTCGTCCCTGGAACCGAGCGCTGATCCACTACTGA
- a CDS encoding copper-binding protein codes for MKIRPASLTLASAIALASAGLSPVALAELRDVPVTGAAVTTELTGTVEVVNLDKRMLTIRTPEGEFVVLHVPDEVTRLDEVKIGNTLNVSKTEAVLIDLQKGSDAGTVGMTKEREVARDPGAKPAGAIVDTLTLYGKIEAVDREAATVTVRGPNRTLVFTVEDQALLDSVAPGDGVVATYITAIDGFVTFE; via the coding sequence ATGAAGATCAGACCCGCCAGCCTGACCCTCGCCTCGGCCATTGCACTCGCCTCCGCCGGCCTCTCTCCGGTCGCGCTGGCCGAGCTGCGCGACGTGCCGGTGACCGGCGCCGCGGTCACCACCGAGCTGACCGGCACCGTCGAGGTGGTCAACCTCGACAAGCGCATGCTCACCATCCGCACCCCCGAGGGCGAGTTCGTGGTGCTGCACGTCCCCGACGAGGTGACCCGGCTCGATGAGGTCAAGATCGGCAACACCCTCAACGTCAGCAAGACCGAGGCGGTGCTGATCGACCTGCAGAAGGGCTCGGACGCCGGCACCGTCGGCATGACCAAGGAGCGCGAGGTGGCGCGCGACCCGGGGGCCAAGCCCGCCGGCGCCATCGTCGACACCCTCACCCTGTACGGCAAGATCGAGGCGGTCGACCGCGAGGCCGCGACCGTCACCGTGCGCGGCCCCAACCGCACCCTGGTGTTCACCGTCGAGGACCAGGCGCTGCTCGACAGCGTTGCCCCGGGTGACGGGGTGGTGGCCACCTATATCACCGCCATCGACGGCTTCGTCACCTTCGAATGA